The following proteins are encoded in a genomic region of Cataglyphis hispanica isolate Lineage 1 chromosome 1, ULB_Chis1_1.0, whole genome shotgun sequence:
- the LOC126850628 gene encoding protein hairy-like, which yields MLNSEEEFESQTQSRMTKAELRRSNKPIMEKRRRARINQYLDELKSFILVNEKDPTRHSKLEKADILEMTVKHIQTMQRQHLSTAVSNDPVVLTKFRSGFSECATEVSRYVSRLENVDPAVKQRLVSHLNNCVSHLQQMTPFYSHYVPYMPERLYPEVKVGFQSDFQNGDENNNGSARIQIPNGVQLIPSRLPNGELAFLVPQSAGISANFPFFPPVTDSSTKTGQSNSAFTAVHRSHSPLLSPSTSTSSYGDEGHHSEHPQASSPNHNQPPRRFKLPEQSPASSSKSFSSSPETQKPQISSTSDRKSPTTTFLEPRVVDDKIAMRKDVTEDLESVNHNINSFAVHSLRQPLSVITDKTYNRASNGSLSKKDDLKRRHSDGLLAISDKRPRYQEPTSSISSMNNDAHKSTNEQSVAILAEDLPRNQNCQTPRNQNYQVPRNSNSNSDKFAMSPADPFGPNGDMWRPW from the exons ATGTTGAACAGCGAGGAGGAATTCGAATCTCAGACGCAATCGAGGATGACGAAAGCGGAACTGAGAAGG agCAACAAACCGATTATGGAAAAACGACGGCGTGCTCGAATTAATCAATATCTCGACGAACTGAAGAGTTTTATACTCGTTAACGAAAAAGAC CCAACGAGGCATTCGAAGCTCGAGAAGGCCGATATCCTGGAAATGACGGTAAAGCATATACAAACGATGCAACGGCAGCATTTGAGCACGGCCGTCTCCAACGATCCGGTGGTGTTAACGAAATTCCGTTCCGGATTTTCCGAATGTGCCACCGAAGTATCGCGATACGTCAGCCGTCTCGAGAACGTCGATCCCGCTGTAAAGCAACGATTGGTATCACACTTGAACAACTGCGTGAGCCATCTTCAGCAAATGACTCCATTCTACAGTCACTACGTACCCTACATGCCGGAGCGCCTCTATCCAGAGGTAAAGGTCGGCTTTCAGAGCGATTTCCAGAATGGGGATGAGAATAACAATGGTAGCGCAAGAATACAGATACCGAACGGAGTGCAATTGATCCCGAGTCGATTGCCGAATGGCGAGTTAGCATTCTTGGTGCCGCAATCCGCCGGCATCTCGGCCAATTTCCCTTTCTTTCCACCGGTTACGGATTCATCTACGAAAACCGGTCAATCAAACTCGGCTTTCACCGCGGTTCACAGATCGCACAGCCCATTGCTGAGTCCGTCGACATCTACGTCCAGCTACGGCGACGAGGGCCATCATTCGGAACATCCACAGGCGTCGTCGCCTAATCATAATCAGCCGCCACGTCGATTCAAGTTACCGGAGCAAAGTCCTGCGTCCTCTTCAAAGAGCTTCTCGTCCTCCCCAGAGACCCAAAAGCCGCAAATTAGCTCAACTAGCGACCGAAAGTCACCGACGACAACATTCTTGGAACCTAGGGTTGTGGACGATAAGATTGCAATGAGAAAAGATGTAACGGAAGATTTGGAGAGCgttaatcataatataaacaGCTTCGCAGTACATAGTCTGCGACAACCTCTTTCCGTAATTACAGATAAAACTTACAATCGCGCTTCGAATGGCTCGCTGTCCAAGAAAGACGATCTCAAGAGACGTCATTCCGACGGGCTTTTGGCGATCTCGGATAAGAGACCGAGATATCAGGAACCCACTAGTTCGATCTCCTCGATGAATAATGACGCGCATAAGAGCACAAATGAGCAGTCCGTTGCGATTTTGGCTGAAGATTTGCCGCGAAATCAGAATTGCCAGACTCCACGAAATCAGAATTACCAGGTTCCACGAAATTCTAATTCAAATTCCGATAAATTCGCAATGAGTCCGGCAGATCCGTTCGGTCCTAATGGCGATATGTGGAGACCTTGGTGA